GACGCCTCGTCCCCAGACGACGGTGGCGCCCCGCGACACGATCCGTGCGCGGCTCAACGGGGACACCTTCACGGCGGGGGCGCGCCGGTTGGACCTGGACGGAGACAAGCTCCCGGGGTCGCCCAAGCCCCCGCGGCTGACGGAGAACCAGCGGGCTTACTTCGAGCTCATCCGCAAGGGACCGCCCCAGCGCGAGGACTACCCGAAGACGTTGGCGGGCATCCTCGAGTACGGCCGGGCCAAGAACGACTATGAAGCCCAGAAGCACACGCTCGAGCAGAAGCTCCGCTACGACGAGCTGAAGGCGCAGGGCGAGCCCCGGCGCGAGGACTTTCCCGACACCTTGCCGGGCACCATCCAATACCTGGGTGCCAAGGCCGCCTACATCAATGAGGTCAGCGAGCTGCAGGAGGAGCTCGGCCCCACCGCCCTGCGCGAGTACGAGGAGTCGGTGACGAGCAGCACCTCGACGGGCAGGGCGCTGCTCGAGGAGGCCGAGCGCCTGGGCATTCCCGTCCACGTCCTGTCGGATGCCGAATACGCCGAGCGCTATCCCGGCACGGGCGGCGTCACCGTCAATGGCGAGGTCTACATCCCCTATTCGGCGCTCGAACAGGATGAGCCGGGGGTGCTCGAGCACGAGCTCACGCACGCCGTGCTCGGCCCGAAGCTCGGTTCGGGCACGGACCCCCTCGATGAGCGCATCGAGCGGATTCGGGAGGCCTTCGAGCGCATCGGCCTGGACCCCGAGGATGGGGAGCGGCTCGCGCGCAACACGCAGGGCTGGAGCAACGGAGAGACGCTGGACCACGTGCAGACGTACGTGGTGGACGTGGACCAGGAGCGCGAGCGCCGGGGGCTGCCGCCGCTGTCGCCCAGGCAGCGGGACGAGCTCTACGAGCAGGCGGCGCTGCGCGAGGCGGCGCTGGGCCTGCAGCGGGCGATCGACGAGGGGGAGATGACGGAGGAGGAGGCGCGCGAGGCATGGGCCCGCCTTCCCCAGGGCCGGGCCCACCCGGCTCCGAGCAACGGGAGCTTCCGCGACTTCATCGAGCCCTACACGGATGAGTCCGCGGTGCGCGAGACGGCCTTCCCCGAGGACCGCACGGGCAAGGGCATGAAGCTCATGGCGCGTCTGGCCTCCATGAGGGGCTGACGCCCGGGGGACGGGCCACTACAGTGGCGAGGCCCATGCCCCTTCCGGGTACAGGGGGGAATCATGAAACGCCTCGTCCTCGGTCTCGCCCTGCTCTCCGGCTGTGCCACACCCCGTCAGGCCGAGCCGCCGGTCACTCCGGCGGCCGCCGCGCCCGAGGCGCCGCGCAAGCCCGACTCCGTCTATGTCTTCGAGGGAGTGGAGGTCTTCGGCTCGCGCAAGGTGCCCCGGGAGAAGCTGCTCGCGCTCATCACGCTGCCGGCGGCGGGCACGCGGCTGGATCTCGAGAAGGACCCACAGGCGTTCGTCGCGAGCCTGATGGAGAGCAAGAAGCGGCTCACGGAGGCGTATCCCTTCGCGTTCATCCGGATGTCGGTGAGCCAGGACAAGAATCACACGATGCGGGTGATGGTGGACCTGGTGGACACGGGGGACGAGTGGCGCATGCCCTTCTCCGCCGAGCCGACGGGGGACGTGGCGGATCCAGAGGGCCTGCTCGCGGCCTGGTCGGACTATCTGAAGACATTCTGGCGGCTGCGGAGCGAGGGCGCGGTCCCCGAGTGGGGAATGGGCACGTGCCGGGCGCCCCTGGGGTGCTACGGAGGCTTCGATCACCCCGAGCTCGCGCCCCTGGAGCAGCGCTTCCTCGAGGGGGTACCCCGTAACGCCGAGGCGCTCGTGCGGGTGCTGCGTGAGGACCGGGACGGAGGCAAGCGGATGAACGCGCTCATGCTGCTGACCTATCTGTCCTCGCCCGAGCAGCTGGTGGCGGCCATCCTCCCGTCGGTGCGGGACTCCAACGAGGGCGTGCGCAACGAGGCGCTGCGCCGGCTGGGCTCGGCGAGGCAGGTGTCGAAGAAGCCCGGGCTCGTCCCGGTGGATCCGGTGCTCGAGGCGCTCTGGTATCCGCTGGAGTCCGACCGGAACAAGGCGGGCTGGACGCTGGTGCACATCCTGGAGGCGGAGGAGACGGTGCCGCGCGAGCGGATCCTCCAGAAGGCGGGCGAGGTGCTGGTGGAGATGGCGGGGATGCGCTCGGAGCTCGACCGCGAGCCGGCGCGCAAGGTGCTCGCGAGGCTGGCGGGGAAGGACCTCGGCGACGACGTGGCGGCGTGGCGCCACTGGTTGGCGCTGTCCCTGGGCAAGCCGTGTCATTAGGCTGGCGGGCACCATGCTGACGGATGCCACGACCCTGCCCACGCTGGAGACGCCCCGCCTGCGGTTGCGCTGGATGACGGAGGCGGACGTGCCGGCGCTCTTCGAGCTCTTCTCCGACCGCGAGGTGACGCGTTACTGGAGCTGGTCGGCGTACACGGAGGTGGCGCAGGCGGAGAAGCTGTTGAGGAACATCCACGAGTACTTCGCCGAGCGCTCGCTGTTCCAGTGGGGCATCGCGCGGCGGGAGGACGACAAGGTGGTGGGCACGTGCACGCTGTCGGAGCTGAGCCGGCCGCACCGGCGTGCGGGCCTTGGGTACGCGCTGAACCGCGCCTGTTGGGGCCAGGGTTACGGGCGGGAGGCGGTGGGCCGGGTGGTGGAGTTCGGCTTCACGGTGCTGGAGCTGCACCGGCTGGAGGCGGACGTGGATCCGCGCAACGTGAGCTCCATCAAGGTGCTGGAGGGCCTGGGCTTCCAGCACGAGGGCCTCCAGCGCGAGCGCTACATCATCGACGGCGAGGTGCAGGACGGGGTGCTGTACGGGCTGCTGCGGCGGGAGTGGCGGCCGGGTGCATCGACGCGGTGAAACCCGGACGGAAGCCTGGCAGGAAGCAGGCCCTCATGGCCACCACGCTCGTGCTCGACGCTTCGTCGGGAGCACCGCTGCACGAGCAGCTCTACCAGTCGCTGCGCACGGCCATGGTCACCGGCCGGCTGCCCTCGGGAACGCGTCTGCCCGCCACCCGCGCGCTGGCCGAGCAGCTCGACCTGTCACGCAACACGGTGATGACCGCCTATACGCGGCTGCTCGCCGAGGGCTACCTCGTCGGCCGCCACGGCTCGGGGACCTACGTGGCGGACGAGCTTCCCGAACGGGCCCTCTCCGCGCGGCGCGTCCAGGCACCTCCCTCCGCGCGCCGCGCGAATCCGCCCTCGCTGTCGAGGCGTGGCGCCGCGCTGGCGGCCCTGCCGCCGCCGTTCCCCTCGGACCTGGGTGTGCCGGGCTCCGTGATGGCGTTCCGCCTCGGGGTGCCCGCCCTGGATGCCTTCCCCCATGAGCTCTGGGACCGGCTGCTGCACCAGCGGTGGCGGCGCTCGTGGAGGGACGTGCTCTCCCAGAGGGAGCCCCGCGGGTTCCTTCCCCTGCGCGAGGCACTCGCCAACTACCTGGCCACCTCGCGCGGAGTGCGGTGCGGTCCCGAGCAGGTGCTCATCGTGAATGGCACGCAGCAGGCCATGAGCCTGGTGGCCCAGGTGTTGTTGGATCCGGGCGATGCGGCCTGGGTCGAGGACCCGGGCTACCCTCCGGCGCGCAGCGTGCTCCTGGCGGCGGGGGCGAGCCTGGTGCCAGTGCCCGTGGACGCGGAGGGGCTGGACGTGGAGGCCGCGAGCCGGCTGCGTCCGGACGCGAGGCTCGCGGTGGTGACGCCCTCGAGCCAGCAGCCGCTCGGCGTGCACATGAGTCTGCGGCGCCGGCGGGCGCTGCTGGAGTGGGCCGGGCGCACGAACGCCTGGGTCTTCGAGGATGATTACGACAGCGAGTTCCGCTACGTCGGCCGGCCGCTCGCCGCGCTCCAGGGGCTCACGCCGGACGCGCGAGTCATCTACTCGGGGACGTTTGGCAAGGTGCTGTCGCCGTCCCTGCGTCTGGGCTACCTGGTCGTCCCGGAGGAGCTGATCGAGGTCTTCGTGAAGGCGAAGACGCTCGCGGACGTGCGCTCGCCCTCGCTGGAGCAGGCGGTGCTGACCGACTTCATCAACCAGGGCCACTTCAGCCGGCACCTGCGGAGGATGCGCGTGCTGTATGCCGAGCGGCAGGCGCTGCTGGTCGAGGAGGCGCGGCGCGAGCTGCGGGGGCTGCTCGAGGTGGGCCCGGCGGAGACGGGCATGCACCTGGTGGGCTGGCTGCCGCCGGGGGTGGACGATCGTACCGCCTCCGAGCGTGCCGCGGCCGCCGGCGTGGTGGCACATCCCCTCTCCGTGTACCGGCTCCAGACGTTGGGACGCGGGGGGCTGTTGCTCGGCTACGCGGCCGTGCCGGGGCCCGAGTGCTCCGAAGGAGTCCGGCGGCTGCGCCAGGCCCTCGGCTGAGACACACCTGGCCGCGAGAAGTGGCCCCATGACTTCGCGCGTGAGTGGCTCTCGTCCACCGGGGAGGCGGCCGTTAGAAGTCGCCGCGGAGGATGAACATGGAACAGCGCTTCAACATGGGGGCGGTTGCCCCCGCGGGCTATCAGGCGATGTTGGGTCTGGAGAAGTATCTGCACCAGTGCGGGCTGGAGGAGGGGTTGCTGCACCTCATCAAGCTGAGGGCGTCACAAATCAACCGCTGCGCGTACTGCATCGACATGCACTGGAAGGACTCGAGGGCGCTGGGCGAGCCGGAGCATCGCCTGTACGGGCTCGACGCGTGGCGCGAGAGTCCCTACTACACGGAGCGGGAGCGGGCGGCCCTGGAGTGGACCGAGGCGGTGACGCTCGTGACGGAGGGGTTCGTGTCCGATGCGGTCTACGAGGCCGTGCGTCCGCACTTCACGCCGAAGGAGCTGGCGGACCTGACGCTGGCCATCTCCACCATCAACGCGTGGAATCGGCTGAGCATCTCCATGCGCGCGAAGCCAGGAGACTACAAGCCGCCGCCGCGCCACCGGTAGGCCTCCTGAGCGAGCCTCCCGGCGGGCCACCGCGAACGACCCGCCGGGATGAAGCGCTCAGGGCACGGTGAGGATGCCGCTGCTGGTGGTGGAGTAGGCGTATTCGAGGGAGCCGCTGAAATACCTCGGGGACTCCAGGGAGGTCTGGGGCTCGGCGTGAACGGTGAGCCGGAACACGTAGGAGCGTGCGGAGGTCAGGATGCCCAGGGGAATCCGCACGCCGCGCTCCGACGGCCCCAGCCGGAAATCCGCCACCGTCCGCGGAGCTTCGAACGTGCCCGGGAGCCCGAGCTGCTCGACGCGCAGGCTGTAGGCCGAGGGCGTCCCGAGGGCGGGAGGCTCCCAGGTCACCGTGGGGCTGAAGACTCCGAGGGTCCGCGACTCGGTCGCGGAGACACCATCGATGAGGAAACGGCGGGGCAGGGACAGGCGTGGCTGGATGGGAGTCGAGGTCAGCTTCGGCAACTGCTCCTGCACCACGAAGAGGTCGTATCTGCTGGTACTCAGCCTCCCATCGACCGAGGTGACCTCCGTCGAATAGCTGAGGTACGTCCATCCCATCAGCTCCCACGAGCTCGGGAAGGGATTGCCGTAGGCCAGCCGCCGGACGAGCGTGCTCCGCCCCTCGTCCTGGAAGGTGAACGCCACCAATCCCCCGAGCCTGTGGAGGGTCATGTCATGGGGGGTCGCGAAGAGGGTGAAGAGCGAGCGCGAGAAGCCCCCGCTCTCCGAGGGCTGTTCGGAGCTCAGGGCCGCGAAGTCGCCACGACGCCACTCGAAGGTGACGTTCTTCTGGGGAGTGGGCTGGAGAGTGGCCTTGAGCTCGAACACCCCTCCTCCATCGACCCCACCGTCCAACGTGAGGGAGTCCACCAGGGTCGCATGGGTGGAGGTCTCATAGAAGGAGGGTCCCCCATCGGCCGTGACGCCCGCGTCCTGATAGGTCTTCTGGATGAGCCAGGCCTGGTCTCCCTTGTCGGGCTCGAAGAAGGGAATCGCGAAGTTGACGGTGGTGAAGTAGTTGCCTTCCGCGTTCTCGAGGGAGGTCGTCCCGGGGGGGATGCCGAACACCGCGAGGCTGGCCACCTCGCCGCGGTTGAAGTCCACGAGCCGCAGGTAGTCCGACATGTAGCTGGTCCCGTAGCCCGTGTTCCAGGGGCTGGCTCCGGTGACGTGGAACCGCATCGGGAAGGCGGGCTCCCCCTCCAGGAAGCGCGTGTCGGGACGACCGGAGCGCGGGGTGCTGAAGTCGACCTGGCGCGAGGAGGTGACCACATAGAGGTCGCCGCTCTTCGCGTAGTACGTACCGGGAGGGGCCTCGAAGCGGACGCGGCCCGGCTCTGGCTGGGAGCCCTGGAGGCGCACGAGCGTGCCGCCATCGAGGGAGAACAGCTCGAGAGGCGCCGTGTCGAGGTCCGCCGCGGGTCGCGAGACGATGCCGCTGGGGGTGTAGTAGCGGTCGTAGCGCATCAGGACGACGGAGTTGCCCGCGCCGGAGTCCGGCGAGAGGCCCGCGTCTGCCTCACAACGCACCGGGTTGCGTTGGCAGAACTCCGTCTCCTCCCGGTCGAAGTCGACGCAGCCGGTGACTGCTCCGAGCAGCACCGCCGCGAGGAGCGCGAAGCGCGGTTGAATCGAGGCGTTCACGGCCACCTCCCGTACACGAAGGCCGACGTCCCATCGGTACTCACGCCGAGCGCCACGGGCTCGGTGGGCGAGCCCAGCAGGTAGAGTCCCGTGGCGGCGCCCAACCCCACCACGCCCGCGCCCAGGAGGCCCAGTCCCACGGCCTGATACGTCTTGCCGCGCGAGGCGCTGTCGTGTGCATCCGCGCGTGTGACAAGTCCCGCGTCATCGGTGCGCAGCCTGGACAGCTCTACCCTGGACAGCCCATAGGACACGCCGCCCGCGGCCAGGAGCACGCCGCCGGCGATGCCGGGGAGGAGGGCGCGGGAGCGGGTGTCACCGTGCGTTGCCGACACCTCTCCGGTGCCCGGTGGACGGACGTCCCGTGGGGGGGCGGGCTGGGCCTGACGGCGCTCCGCCTCGCGCCTGGCGAGGATGGGGGCCAGCTCGCGTTTCACCCCGGCGCGGACGGATTCGAAGTGTTGCTCCACCTTGGGGGAGACCTGGACGGGCAGCTTCGCCTCCGGGCGCAGGAAGAGGGCCGTCTTGAAGGCCGCGGTGGCATCGTCCTGCTTGCCCAGCTCGTCGAGGAGGATGCCCTCGTAGAGCCCGAGGGCGACGTCCTCTTCCACGCCGCGCGCCAGGCGTCTGGCGCGGTGGATCTGCTCCAGCGCGCGCTCGTACTCGAGGTCCTCGTACAGACGGTTCACGGAGACGAGGTAGTCCTGGACCTCGGAGGAGCCCTGCGCATGCACCGTGGGGGGAGTGAGGAGGAGCAGGGCGAGCAGGGGGAAGCTCGCGCTCCGTCGAAGGAGGGTGGGCATGATGGCGGTGATTCTAGCCCAAGCCGGGTGTCGAGGACTCCGGGCCGGGCGAGTGTCGAGGACCACAAGCAGCGCGAGCTGGCACCGTGTTGGTGCTCGGAGGAAGGGCTTGCTTCTGATGAAGTGCGCCCCGCCGGGTGAAGTGCGCCCGTCATCACGGAGGACAACCGATGAAGCTCTACTACAACCCGAAGAGCCGCGCGGCGATCAGCAAGTGGATGCTCGATGAGTGCGGAGCGCAGTACGAGCTGGTGCCCATCGACTTCGAGAAGCGCGAGCACAAGACGCCGGAGTTCCTGAAGATCAATCCAGCGGGCAAGCTGCCGGCGCTGGTGGATGGAGATGCGCGGGTGTTCGAGGGCGCGGCCATCTGTATGTACATCGCGGAGAAGTACCCGCAGGCGAACCTGGCGCCGAAGCCGGGCACGCCGGAGCGGGGCCGCTATCTGTCGCTGATGGTGTACTCGACGTCGCAGTTGGAGCCCGCGATGGGCGACAAGCTGATGAACGTGCAGACGACGCCCCAGC
This is a stretch of genomic DNA from Archangium violaceum. It encodes these proteins:
- a CDS encoding HEAT repeat domain-containing protein is translated as MKRLVLGLALLSGCATPRQAEPPVTPAAAAPEAPRKPDSVYVFEGVEVFGSRKVPREKLLALITLPAAGTRLDLEKDPQAFVASLMESKKRLTEAYPFAFIRMSVSQDKNHTMRVMVDLVDTGDEWRMPFSAEPTGDVADPEGLLAAWSDYLKTFWRLRSEGAVPEWGMGTCRAPLGCYGGFDHPELAPLEQRFLEGVPRNAEALVRVLREDRDGGKRMNALMLLTYLSSPEQLVAAILPSVRDSNEGVRNEALRRLGSARQVSKKPGLVPVDPVLEALWYPLESDRNKAGWTLVHILEAEETVPRERILQKAGEVLVEMAGMRSELDREPARKVLARLAGKDLGDDVAAWRHWLALSLGKPCH
- a CDS encoding GNAT family N-acetyltransferase, producing MLTDATTLPTLETPRLRLRWMTEADVPALFELFSDREVTRYWSWSAYTEVAQAEKLLRNIHEYFAERSLFQWGIARREDDKVVGTCTLSELSRPHRRAGLGYALNRACWGQGYGREAVGRVVEFGFTVLELHRLEADVDPRNVSSIKVLEGLGFQHEGLQRERYIIDGEVQDGVLYGLLRREWRPGASTR
- a CDS encoding PLP-dependent aminotransferase family protein, translating into MATTLVLDASSGAPLHEQLYQSLRTAMVTGRLPSGTRLPATRALAEQLDLSRNTVMTAYTRLLAEGYLVGRHGSGTYVADELPERALSARRVQAPPSARRANPPSLSRRGAALAALPPPFPSDLGVPGSVMAFRLGVPALDAFPHELWDRLLHQRWRRSWRDVLSQREPRGFLPLREALANYLATSRGVRCGPEQVLIVNGTQQAMSLVAQVLLDPGDAAWVEDPGYPPARSVLLAAGASLVPVPVDAEGLDVEAASRLRPDARLAVVTPSSQQPLGVHMSLRRRRALLEWAGRTNAWVFEDDYDSEFRYVGRPLAALQGLTPDARVIYSGTFGKVLSPSLRLGYLVVPEELIEVFVKAKTLADVRSPSLEQAVLTDFINQGHFSRHLRRMRVLYAERQALLVEEARRELRGLLEVGPAETGMHLVGWLPPGVDDRTASERAAAAGVVAHPLSVYRLQTLGRGGLLLGYAAVPGPECSEGVRRLRQALG
- a CDS encoding carboxymuconolactone decarboxylase family protein — its product is MEQRFNMGAVAPAGYQAMLGLEKYLHQCGLEEGLLHLIKLRASQINRCAYCIDMHWKDSRALGEPEHRLYGLDAWRESPYYTERERAALEWTEAVTLVTEGFVSDAVYEAVRPHFTPKELADLTLAISTINAWNRLSISMRAKPGDYKPPPRHR
- a CDS encoding glutathione S-transferase family protein, producing MKLYYNPKSRAAISKWMLDECGAQYELVPIDFEKREHKTPEFLKINPAGKLPALVDGDARVFEGAAICMYIAEKYPQANLAPKPGTPERGRYLSLMVYSTSQLEPAMGDKLMNVQTTPQRGWTDFETVLDVVERELGQGPYLFGDWFTAADVMIGSMFIWMRIWGKKTGRPAIDAYVDRLLARPKAMKMGQ